Genomic DNA from Solanum dulcamara chromosome 4, daSolDulc1.2, whole genome shotgun sequence:
cctAAATAATAAGGAATAAAATAAGTTGGACATCTATTACGTGATTTACttaataatagaaagaaaataatttcatttttaataatCAGGTATGTGAACTCTGAAAACCCCTTTAGGTTTCTTTTAATTCTCTTGAAAAATGAttctagaagaagaaaaaaattataaaataaaatgaattcaTGAAGAAACTCAATTCAATGTGACtagattaattaaattttcGAAGCAATAACACTAAACTAAGTAGAATATATATTTACTTAAtaatggaaagaaaataaattgcaTTGACCAGATTTTACTaatttagattttaaaaaatatatatataatctatgATTTtaggagaaaagaaagaaaaattataaaataagatgaatttagtataaaatttaattcaaagTGACCAGATTCATTGTATTTTTTAAACAATAAAGATAAATTAAGTAGACTGTATATGGAATGAAAATAAAGCGTTGACTAGATTTATTTTAATTCAGATTATACTTGACTATAAATAGGACCTTTCAAGTAAACCAGGTAAACAAAAAATACTCAATAGATTCTTTCAAGACTTTCCCCACTAGTAACTTTATTTGATGGCTGAGAGGCCGAGTTGGTTGCCAGAGAACTGGAAGTTCCAAGCGGTACTTCGCACTTCTGGAGCCACTGCCGGAATTATTGATAAATACTATTATGAACCGATCTCTGGAAATAAATTTCGATCAAAGAATGAGGTGCTTTATTTTCTAGAAACGGGTGGCAAACGCAAGAAGGAAAGTACTGAGAGTAGCAGTACTGTTTCTACACCATCTGAGATACCCGAAAGCAAAAAGAGAAAGAGCAACTCGAAAACAAAGAAAGTTAGTACTCCTTTTTACTTTGATTCTGCAAATCCGCCGGAGAGCGTGTGCTGGAATCAGACAGATAGTTATGAAGATACTTGGGAAGCTTCTATCAATGGCTAcatgatttttgagattgaaaaACAAGAATGGAATGCTATTTTCAAGATAAGCaacacaaaaaaagagaaatagatgGCTATAATGTTCATTGAGAACAATAAAAATCAAcaaatatgttgttgtttgaagttatatgtcaattttatttatgctcattaagtaaaattttaatacatgAATTGATCGATATTTGTTCTTGTGTGATTTTATATATGATAGCCTTTTAACTTGGGTTATTAACTAGACACCTCATCTTGaacaaaatatgaattttaaatgTCTTTGATTTTGATTATGCCAGCCTGACGTTGGTCTAAAATGTACAAAATACATGTCTTTTAAGTTATAAGAAACAAGAATAAGGTGAAATAATCTCTAATAAAATTTTCTCGCCAAACGTTGTGGTAAACACAATAATCATAAAGAGAATTGATTTGTACACAAATAATTTATCTCAATGCGATTAGATCTCTTGTGAGTTTGTTATGTACTAGCTAGTGTCACTTATATATCATTGAAACAACGCCCAATGTTATCTTGACAATGGAGATAATATTtgttataaataattaattcattagttttaataaaaatttaaatagataAGGCATTCATTTGTATGTCATTTACTTCTATAGCAGATTTTAgtgtataaaatttattttatacaagATAGATTATATCATTAActtttataagtataaaatttatGCATACAATCTAAGATATAAGTGGGACAATCATCTGTATGACTATAACACAAgactaaatataatttatttttgattataaGAGcagtataattttaaatttttgtattagtgcattttgtatgtataGATCAGGTAGAGACAAGTCTTTAACcgactaaataaaataattctctAGTTCATTAAATATACttattctcttattttgatacAATTATAATTagatttgtatatttttttttattttaatttattaagatGTGACATTTTTTGGTGGGTCAATATACCTGAGGAATCcgatgataataatatatattggtgaAGTAATAGTTAGTTAATAAAATCCATGTGTCGATCTAGAAATTGATGATACATCTTGTAAAAGCTTATAAATTTTCATGGTACATCGTGCATGTGAATTTTATATCTAGCACATGAAATAAGTTAAGcgaaagtttttaaaaaataatgaataaattaaattatcgataatttaatttatttgattagtaTCTGAATCTTAACATGAGAAGTTAGTGGAATAATTTATTATCTATCATGATAAGATTaattcatcaataaatataCTAATGTTATAATAGAGAGTcttgttaattaattttatggTCCCTATTGTGCATTGATAAGtaaaatttattgaaattgGGAGTTTCTTTTATGGAAAGAAGACCTGATATATTTTAGAAACATATATGTTTGTAAATAGttactttttttgaaaaatttgtgGTTGAAAAATCGTTAcgattgaaaaataattttagaaccCTAACTTGTCTTTCTATATAAAGGGTCTCTTTTCCAACAAGAAGACAAaccatttttaagaaaaaaagtattttctCACACAAGCATTGCACAATTCAACAATTATTCATATGACACAATAGAAGATCGTAGAATTTGAGTATCATCTTATTGGCTATCTTTATTCACATTTTAAAAGATAATTTGTATCTCTATATGTTCTATTTATCTATATTACATACAAATTTGACAATGACATTGCTTTACTGCGCATATAATAATTCAGTCACAAGAATGACAACTCACTATAGATCTCATCATGTTGAGGTTAATCATATACCTAAAATACTGAGCATCATTAAGTATATATCGTTGCTGACCTCACCTCTTTACGTGttgtttcttttaatttaatgTTCGATAAAAATGATCGTTTATGTGCTTTATGGTTTTGATCGAAAATGTGAACCTCTTGACTTGAAATTTCtgtgaacttgatgaaattCTATGATAGCCTTAATGTGATTGTGAACTTGATTATGTGAATTAACATGGAAATTGTAACACCCTTGAAGTCCCTTGCCTGATCTAACTCTAAAATGACTTAAAAATCCTACCAAGAAAGGTCTATGCGACTAACCTCGATGCTGGTGGCATTTCCATGgctcgtggtgagcaccacggatcGTAATCCCTTTCGTGGAGCTGACTCCCAAAACTTCTAAGTCGAGAGGCAACCACGATCGAGGTTCACGACCCCTAATGGTCTTCACAAATCGTGATAAGGTCCTTGAATCTTAATCCCCCCAGCATGATCTAAGTCCAGGACCACGGCATCATCATGGACCATGTTAAGCATGACCGTCTGTAAAGGTTGCCCAACTTAGTTTTAATAAAGGGCATTAAGGTCTTTTCAACCTTTTTCCAACTAAACCCTACACGTTTTGGTGACCAAAATCAGTCCCTTAGCCTACAAATAGTCTTTTCATCTCATTCACACTCATATTTTCTTGAGAGAAGAGAATTGAGAAAAGCAAGAAAGGTAGGGTTCAAGGTCTTCGAGCCattctgtaacacccctcaaaaatttttcctaagatttggacccgtcttgtatacgggtagggtcgaactcgagtattgaggagcaTATGCATGATTTAGGATGAGTTACTGAGAAATTTGAggatgttggaggtgatgtagGGTCACGAGGGGCTcctaggaccaaattaaatcTAGGAGAGTCGTGGCTaagtcttgggatgagttcgtataagggatcaatttctaatgaccctatcttttgaatgaggacaatctgggtggcccactacctatcaaattaaaggtcgtcgattcttctttccaacgccaccaagaacgtgaattttagagttcggagttgaaagatatgacgattctaagacgaactagcacgccAGGAATTTAATTTttgggcctgggttgcaactgctggggaaatggccttggcactgtaagggtgcgacgcgccactatcgcgccagaaacatgcctcagtagtttggtccttggcgcgatgcgccactaaaagttgtgcagggtttttcaagccaaatttccagaacccaggaaCAATAGCCTTGgggctgtaagggcgcgacgcgccactatcgcgccagaaacatgcctcagtagtttggtttttggcgcggcgcaccactacgaggtgtgcaggttttaggcaaaatcagcctggcgctgcaatggcgcgatgcgccactatcacgccaggagcattttagcctattttcagaacttttgagaaggggcaatttgggaattgtcccaaattatatatgtatcatccttgaccaatttgggaatatattttcagccccccctctctctctaaaaagccctaggagtttctttctctctcttttcttcttcttctccatttctaacaaaGAATTGCTTCCAAGAgtttcaagattcgagttctccattgaagacccaacatcaaggttttcttcaagtcttcactaaggtatgtaaggatatcTACAACATGGgatgagtccacccatgtgctctactcttgctttgaagttagaggtccatgagaatggagtttcttggtatggtttatgtttgaatgagttttgtctcctattaatttgactttgtttctgttgatgttgttgagataagaagttcctaaaaccttcatgttagtatgagttgatgaagatgacttgttaatatgttttgttgatctctttaaccatgtgactACGTTGCATAAgttaatttccttaaatgtgttgtTCTACTTGgattgttgagctaaagccatagatttgtgatgagtcttgaggagatgtcataaatgcttatctaaatgagtcttgattgagttgattggaggatagaattgacgagtggacatgGTTCTacatgagacttgccattatgacttaattgagtagaagtgaggatagagttgatgagtgggaaatgttccacatgaaactagccatgaGGGCTTTTTTGAGATAATTGGAGGGacttttatgagcatggagtcatggaaggagtatcgagcatcgaagcgggtgagagtatagtccatactcgaaccctagaaactatgccgccaacgtaggtagggatggaaccgttaaagtcggatgttttctgTGGGAtcgaatcgttaaagtcggatgtttcccatttttattgtcctaaaatgataggacttgactaatcgatggtatccatggttagggaggcgttcatgccctggcaaggtatggacggacgtagcaacaacgtctgattattgtactatcactggctcataggtgatggttgtcggataagagaaactcccatttaggtcttgatagtgctccgagtcagttgagttgagtggcttatgagttagtcccatctaaactattcttgttagacttaggacacttgagtgagttgtcatgtatgtatgagttgagatcctgagttgatattgatgctttcttgatgtCTGTTTCATccggtcattttacatacttgtacattccatgtactaacgccatttggcctacatcatttcatgatgcagagacaggtaccaaaGATTATCAATTGGCGCATCGTTGATTATccatacacttccagctacggggtgagtcctcctagtttccggaggatgttgagctttcttgtctAGTTTTAatgtcgtttcctttattttgagtattggtagccatgggcttgtcattggcacctcctagaccttgatagaggcttcatagactagagtgtggggaggttggactgttaccttgaggagtcctattatacttgttttgttgagttgaaaatGTTTGGCTTTCggcccctatattatgattagtatgttatgattgaaccctcctttgagtgaatgtgatcgaatgatagtgtgactgaatcaggtggttcgcttgaaggtcagaaatggctttcgagtgccggccacgcctagagtaccctcccggggcgtgacacattCTTTCTAGTTTCCATCATCCCTTCGATTTccgggtatgtaaggctacccataATGTGGATTGAGTTTGTCCACATTCCCTACATCTTCGGTGATTCGAGTTGATTTAAGTTTTGAGgttccatgaattgagttcttgaattattaaaaattcctattgagttttgtatatgaATTTCATTGTGTTTTTGCATATATTATACTATTCCTTGAtgagttttgttgagttgagttttgttgagagtatgaattTGTGTTTGCATTCATATAAACTCTAATTGAGATTTGATTTATTTTCTATGTATTGACGgagtttttaaagaatgatttgtgaATGGTTTGCATTAATcatattatgcattattttgaatttaaagaatGACAATTTTCATCTTcgattgagaaagagttgagcATGAGTTGGGTTTGAGATGTTTCCATTtaatattttgagcatgagtattttgagtacaaacgagttgagcattattacaATAAAACATCTATATTGAGGATGAGTTGAAGagttaaattatgatttaaatgcatcctttgagttaagatgagttgagttttgagctaagtccaaaagagactaaacgagttaattgagtattttattcacTATATGAGCATAGTaaagtattttgggagtagtattgagcaccaatttgggtaagagtagagGCAAcacaaaccccataaactacatagctagCGTAGGATAAAGGTTTTGCCTCTCTATGTCCCAAaacgatggactttgattgagtTTAGATGCCGTGAGTTTGAGcatcccttaccctggcaaggtattggaaaGCTTTGGCAACATCATTTTTAAgggttgtatcatcactagctcaaaactaatGGTTGTCAATTAGATAAACTTTCCAAtaataaagtattatattttttatattgagttgcatctcTTATTGCATGTCATTTATagaattgtattattttacttcttgctttattgagttgagtcatttcagAGTGAGTCCATTTAGTTGAGTTGCATGAGGTTTAGTATTGTTGATTGTGTTCATTTACCGCAATTTTaaatactcgtacattccatttACTGATGCCTTTTGGCCTACATAGTTTCAAATGCAGATAAAGGTGTTAGACATCATCAACATGCGCTCTGTTGAAGATCTTTTCtttcctgatagtggtgagacctccttgcttccgGAAGAATCGGATTTATTCATTTATTGCTTCTGAGTATTTCCTTTTGAGGTATCCGTGGGTTTGTCTCAGCACTTTCTTGACAGTTGTTAGAGGCTTCTTAGACATAGGCAGAGTTGAGTGGATTTGATGTCTCTTCGAGTCTGTTTTGAAAACTATATTTCATGAGATAATATTTTTACGTATATAAGATTGTTTATTTAGAATATTCTTTCATCGAGTATTAATTTGATAGCCCACCTAAGTGTTTCCTTTGAGTTAtattgagtcttccactgagtaGTTGAATGAGTGATCAGGCCGAGTTATTTGCTTGGGgccaacaatggtcttcgagtgctgaccatgtctagggtaccctcccgggttGTGAAAAACATGGTATTAGATC
This window encodes:
- the LOC129884362 gene encoding methyl-CpG-binding domain-containing protein 5-like, translating into MAERPSWLPENWKFQAVLRTSGATAGIIDKYYYEPISGNKFRSKNEVLYFLETGGKRKKESTESSSTVSTPSEIPESKKRKSNSKTKKVSTPFYFDSANPPESVCWNQTDSYEDTWEASINGYMIFEIEKQEWNAIFKISNTKKEK